The genome window GCTTTTCGCTTGGCCTCGGCGGCGGCGTCGCCACCACCGCTTCGCGGACCGAGAGCGTGAGCTTCTCCATGAATTTCACGGAGGTGCACGAGCAACTCAACCCGGCGAGCAAGGTCAACCGACGTGAAGCGTTCGACAATTGCAACCTTCCCAAGGGACGCGATCTGAACAGCGATCTTGGGCTCAGGCAGTGGATCAAGTCGGTGCTCGGTCCGCTGGAAGGCGGCAACCGCGCCCTGCTGTCGCCGCAGCCGAAGCAAAGCACTCGGCCCGCCGCGCCTCCGGCTTTCACGTGCCGTCAAAGGTCCGGCGCGCCTTCCGCAGACTGCGAAGCGCCGCTCAAGTCGATCACCCATTCCATCGAGTTCACCGTCGTGAAAAGCGCCAACATCAGCCCGAGCTGGACGCTGGTCCACTTCAAGGGCCACAACGGCAACAACTCACTCGCGAGCACTGGACGCACGGACACGCACCGGCTGAAGATCACCCTTGGTCCCACCAACGAAACGCGCTCGAATGCGAGCACGCAGCAAAGCCTGCGTGAGATTGCGCCGGCGATCTCGAACGCCGTTGGCCAAACGCTGGGCGCGCGCTAAGTGTTGGCGGCTGGGTCACCCGGCCACCATCCAGCTTTAGACTCCGCTAGCGCGCAACCGTGCCAGCACCTTCAGCCCGGCATAGCCGTCCGCTGGCTGCATACCGACCTTCAACTGGAAGTCGCGGATCGCCTTCATGGTGTCCTTGCCGACGCGGCCATCGGTGCCGTCGGTGTCGAAGCCCGCCGCAGTCAGCCGCTTCTGCAACTCCTGAACCTCCGCCAGCGTGGGTGCGCGCTCCCCGCCCGGGAACTGCTGCACGAACGGGCCTTCGCCTTTCAGGCGGTCGCCGAGATGGGCAATCGCCAGCGCGTAAGTGTTCGCCGGGTTGTATGACTTGATCGCATCGAAATTCCGCGTGAGCAGGAACGCCGGGCCGCGCGCCACCGGCTGCCACAGCCGCGCCTGTTCGCCGGGCCTCGGGAACGGCTTGCCGGTCGCCCGCGTCACGCCCTTGTCCTGCCATGCAGCGATGGACTTCCAGCCGCCCGCGCCGCCCATGCCTTCCGGCAGGCGCACTTCATAGCCCCAGCCCTCGCCGCGCCGATATTTCCCGCGCTTTGCGATATATTGTGCCGTGCCCGCAAGTGCATCGTCCGGCGGGCCGAAAGGCAAAATCTTGCCGTCGCCGTTGAAATCCACGCCCATGTTGAGCCAGACCTCGGGCATCCATTGCGTATGCCCCATCGCGCCCGCCCACGAACCGATCATCTCATCCGGCCTCGCCCAGCCGCGATCGACGATGACGAGCGCGTTCAGAAGCTCCTGCTCCCAATAGCTGCGGCGGCGCGGCTCGCCCCACGCGAGCGCCGCGAGCGCCGGGAACACGGGGCGCATATGCTTCGGGTTGGTAACGACATCGCCGAACGCGCTCTCCATGCCCCAGAGGCCGAGCATCACGTAGCGGTCCACGCCGTAGGTGCGCTCGATCTTCTCCAACAATGGCGCATATTCGCGGGCGCGCTCGATACCGATGCCGATACGCCAGTCGGACACGCGGCGATTAAGGTACTGCCAGACTTCTTCCTTGAATTCGGGCTGCGCCTTGTCGAGCGCGTAGACGGAGGTGTCGGGCTTGAGCGCTCCCATGACACGCGCATACGTCGCGCCGGAGATGCCGCGCGAGCGGGCGCGGGCGCCGAACGCCTCGACCCATTGCGGAAATGGCATGCGCGCCGATTGTGCAGAAGCTGAAGGGGTTAGGACGCCGCTGCCGCAAGCGCCTGAGACCAGAGTGGCGAGCGCGCCCTGAAGCACCGCCCTGCGTGAAAAATTCATAGCCATCGCGCCGAGGTTGCTGAAAACAACAGCAAAATTGTGGTCGCGCCTTTAATAACAAGGACATCATGGAATTTTGGTGAACGCCGCCTCGCGTCCCGGGCCACCAAATCGGTAGCTTGGCCACACTCAGAAGTGGCAAGAATTAACCAACCCCAACCTTGGCCTAAAAATTGCCTTTGATCGGGTGCAGGAAACCTGTTGTCGAAGCAAGGATTCGTTTACCTTTTCACCCGCTCAGGTGATCGGACCTTCAGCTTGCCTGATATTGGAAGGTTGAAAAGTAATGCGGAAAAAGGAACTCGCGCTCGGTGCGTTCCTCATCGCGCTGGTCGTGACCGGCGGATTTCTCTTCATGCCGCTCGTTCAGCGCGAAAGCGCGCAGGCGACGAGCCCTGAAATCTACAAGAACCTCGAACTGTTCGGAGTCGTGCTGGAGCGCGTGCGCGCCGAATATGTCGAAAAACCCGATGACGCGAAACTCATCGAAAATGCGATCAAGGGCCTCGTGAATGGGCTCGATCCGCATTCAGCCTATCTGACGCCCAAGGAATTTCAGGACGAGCAAGCCGACACGCGCGGCGAGTTCGGCGGCCTCGGCATCGATGTCATGATGGAAGACGGTGCCATCAAGGTCATCGCGCCGCTCGACAATATGCCTGCCGATCGGGCAGGCGTGCTCGCTGGCGATGCAATCACGGCGCTCGATGGTCAAACGGTGAAGGGGCTCAGCATGGATGCCGCCGTCGACCGCATGCGCGGGGCGGTCGGCTCGCCGGTTACGCTCACGATCCAGCGGAAGGGCGCGACCAACCCGATCACGGTGAAGGTCATCCGCGACATCATCAAGATCAATCCGGTGCAATATAGCGTCGAGGGTGATGCGGGCTGGATCAAGGTGAAGTCGTTCGAGAACGAACATACGACCGAATATCTTCAGAAGGCGGTCGAAGACATCAAGAGGACGCTCGACGGCAAGGTGTCGGGCTACGTGCTCGACCTGCGCAACAATCCGGGCGGTCTGCTCGATCAGGCCATCGACCTTTCCGACGCGTTTCTCGACAAGGGCTCCATCGTCGTGACGCGCGGGAGGAATGCCGAAGACATCGAGCGCACGACCGCTAAGCCGGGCGATATCGCTGACGGCAAGCCGGTGATCGTGCTTCTCAACGGCGGATCGGCGTCAGCCTCGGAGGTCGTCGCGGGCGCGCTTCAGGACCACAAGCGGGCGACGCTGCTCGGCACACGCTCCTTCGGCAAGGGATCGGTGCAAACGCTCATTCCGCTCGCCAACAAGGGCGCGATCCGAGTCACCACCGCACGCTATTTCACGCCGTCGGGCCGCTCGATCCAGGCGACCGGCATCGAACCTGATTATGTGGTGGAACCCGAGCTTCCGCCGGAGCTGAAGCTGCAACTCGCCAGCGTGCCCTTTGAATCCGAGGCTCAGTTGCGCGGCCATCTGAAGAACGCCGCCGCGACGGAAGAGGGGGGTGGCAGCATCTCCTACGTCCCGAAGGAGAAGGAAAAGGACAACCAGCTTCAGGCGGCGTTGGCGCTCCTCCATGGGCAACTGCCGCAAACGGGCAATAAGGCCATGGATTCGCTGGATCAGGCGCGTGCCACGACCCCGGCTTCAAGCCCGCTGGCGAACGGCCCGTCGGGCGGCTGAGCGTCGCGCGGCGGAGCGGCCGAGTCTCGGAGGGGGCCATCGCGGCGAAATGCGTGTGATCGCCCCATCCATCATAAGCGCAAGTCGTGCGTGATCCCGCAAAAGTGGAAGCCTACTGTGCGATAGGATCATGCTCGATAAACTTGGAGCGCGCTTCAGATGCCAGTCATGCTCTAGCAGCGCGGTGTACGTGCGATAACGCTCTGAAATTCAGTCGTGCGGTTCTTCGGCGTGGGCCGCGAGCACTTGCCCGGCGAGATAGAGCGAGCCCGCGATGACGATGCGGATGGGGCCTTTCGCGGCGGCGCGGCTTTTCGCAAAAGCCTCTTCGAGGCTCCCGGCTGGCTCGGCGGCAAGTCCCTCGCGGCGCGCGATGGCGGCAAGCTCGTCCGCCTTGTAAGCCGACGTCTGGCCCTCGATGTCGACGGTGGCCGTAAGCTCGGGCAGGCCCTGAAAGTGACGGAGAAAACCGCCCGCATCCTTGGTCGACAGCATTCCGACGATCAAATGAATGGGGCTCGACACGCGCTCTTCGAGGTCGGCCAGCGCGCGCGCCACCACCTCGCCCGCAGCTGGATTATGCCCGCCGTCCACCCAGATTTCCGAGCCCTCGGGCGCGAGCGCGTGAAGACGACCGGGGCCGAGGCGTTCGAGCCGCGCGGGCCAGACCGCCGATGTGATCCCTTTCGCGATGGCTGCCTCGGACACGTGGAAGCCTTCGAGGTTGCGCGCGGTGGCGATGGCCGTGCCCGCGTTCTCGAACTGGTGGTGGCCGAACAAGCGCGGAAGCGGCAGATCGAGCAGGCTTTCCTCATCCTGATAGACGAGGTGGCCCTGCTGCTCGAACACGTCCCAGCTTGCACCGGCCGCGATCACAGGCGCTTCGAGGGCTGCGGCGCGCATGGCAATGACGTGCATCGCCTCGTCCGACTGCCGCGAGACGATAGCGGGGCGTCCGCGCTTCAAAATGCCCGCCTTCTCGCCGGCGATGGCCTCGATATTATCGCCGAGATAGGAGCAATGATCGATCGAGATCGCCGTCAGCACGGTTGCCAAAGGCTCGTCGATGACGTTGGTCGCGTCAAGCCGCCCGCCGAGCCCCGTCTCCAGAAGTACGATGTCGGCCGGATTTTCGGCGAAGGCGAGGAACGCCGCTGCCGTGGTGATCTCGAAAAATGTGATCGGCTCGCCGCGATTGGCAGTCTCAGTGCGCGCCAGGACATCGGCCAGATGGCTCTCGCTGATCGGCCTTGCACCACCCTGCGCCGCGAGCTGGATGCGTTCATGGAAACGCACGAGGTGCGGCGAGGTGAAGACATGCGCGCGATAACCGGACGCTTCGAGCATCGCCTTCAGGAACGCGACCACGGACCCCTTGCCGTTGGTGCCCGCGACGTGAACCACGGGAGGAATGCTTCGATGTGGGTCGCCGAGCGCGCGGAGAAGCCGATGCACGCGGCCGAGCGAGAGGTCGATGCTTTTCGGGTGCAGCGTCTGAAGGCGCGCAAGCAGGCTGTCTGAGGGTGAGCTCAAGGAGATGTCCGAAGAATTGCGAGGGGCGCGAGTGTGCCCCGCTTTGCTCATGACGGCGATGCGGGCGCCGGGGCCTTGGTCGGCTCAGGCGAGGCAGGCTCGACGGTTGTCGCCGCGATCTGTTCCGCCGTCGCCGGCAGCTTGGCGTCGGAGGCCGCGCCGTTCAAATGCCGTGCGTTGGCCTCGGCCGTAGACGCAGCGCGCGCCTTGGCCACTCCGCGGCGCTCCGCCGTCAGCATCGCGCAGATCCGGGCGAGCGTGTCGCGCAGTTCGTGGCGGTGCACCACCATGTCGATCATGCCGTGGTCGAGGAGATATTCCGAACGCTGGAAGCCATCGGGCAGCTTCTCGCGGATCGTCTGCTCGATGACGCGCGGCCCGGCAAAACCGATGAGCGCGCCGGGTTCCGCGATGTGGATGTCACCCAGCATGGCATAAGACGCAGTGACGCCGCCCGTTGTCGGGTTGGTCAGCACCACGATATAAGGCAGGCCCGCGTCGCGCAGGCGCTGCACCGCAACCGTGGTACGAGGCATCTGCATGAGCGACAAGATGCCCTCCTGCATGCGCGCGCCGCCGGACGACACGAAAAGGATGTATGGCGCTTTCAGCTCCACGGCTTTCATCATGCCGAGGATGATCGCCTCACCCGCCGCCATGCCGAGCGAGCCGCCCATGAAGGTGAAATCCTGCACGCCCGCGACGACCGTCAGCCCATCGAGCAGACCGACGCCCGTTATCAGCGCATCCTGCATGCCGGTTTTCGCGCGCGCTTCCTTGATACGGTCGGCATAACGCTTCTCGTCGCGGAACTTCAGCGGGTCGGCGGGCACTTCGGGTGAGGGCAGCGTCTCGAACTTGCCGTCGTCGAAGAAGGTTTTCAGCCGCGGCACAGCCCCGATGCGCATGTGATGGCCGGATTGCGGAAAAACGAACTGATTCGCCTCCAGATCCTTGTGGAATACCATCTGCCCGGTTTCCGGGCATTTGATCCAAAGGTTCTCCGGCATCTCCCTTTTCTGCCAGAGACCGCTGATCTTGGGGCGGACGACGCTATTGATCCAGTTCACGGCTTTTCGCTTTCATTGCCTCGTGGGAGGCCATCTTCGCTAGTGTTCAGGCTGCCTTCAGGCCGGCGGAGAGCTTTTCGACCAGTGTGAGCACGGAGCTTACGGTTAGTTCGGTCGCACGCCCCTTGTCGTCAAGGCTCTGGGCGATGGCATCTACGATCGCGGAGCCGACGACGACACCGTCGGCGACGCTCGCGATGGACTTCGCCTGTTCGGGCGTGCGCACACCAAAGCCGACCGCGACGGGAAGCCTGGTTCTCGCCTTGATGCGAGCCACGTTCTTCGCCACCGCTTCGAGGTCGGGCGCGCGCGTTCCGGTCACGCCCGTGATCGACACGTAATAGACGAAGCCACTCGTGTTCGCGAGTACGGCGCCGAGGCGATGGTCGTCTGTCGTCGGCGTTGTGAGGCGAACGAAATTCAATCCGGCGTTCAGGGCCGGGATGCAAAGCTCGTCGTCCGCTTCCGGCGGCGCGTCGACCACGATCAGCCCGTCGACGCCCGCCTCGACCGCGTCGGCGAGGAAACTATCCACCGGATAGACGTATATGGGGTTGTAGTAGCCCATAAGCACAATGGGCGTCGTTTTGTTCGTCTCGCGGAAGGCGCGCACCATGGCGAGCGTCTTGTGCATGTCCTGACCGGCGTGCAGCGCCCGCAGCGACGCGCGCTGGATCGCCGGGCCGTCCGCCATGGGGTCGGAGAACGGCATGCCAAGTTCGATGACATCCGCGCCCGCCCCCGGCAGACCCTTGAGGATTTCGAGAGACGTGGCGGTGTCGGGATCGCCAGCCGTAATGAAGGTGACGAAAGCCTTGCGGTCTTGAGCCGCCAATTCTTCGAAGACTGTCGCGAGCCGATGCATGATCGCCTTGAGCCTTAAGAGCGCGCGTGTGCGCTAGATGTCCATTCCGAGATGACCGGCAACGGCGAAGATGTCCTTGTCGCCCCGTCCGCTCATGTTCATAACGAGGAGATCGTCCGGCGGCAAGGTGGGGGCAAGTTTTGTCACATAGGCGAGCGCGTGGGCGGGTTCGAGCGCGGGGATGATGCCCTCGATCCGCGTGCACAGCTGGAACGCATCCAGCGCCTCGCGGTCCGTCGCCGATACATAGGTCACGCGGCCGGTGTCGCGCAGCCAGCTATGCTCGGGCCCGATGCCCGGATAATCGAGGCCCGCCGAGATCGAATGTCCTTCAAGGATCTGGCCGTCGCCGTCCTGCAGCAGATAGGTGCGGTTGCCGTGCAGCACGCCGGGCTTGCCGCCGTTGAGCGAGGCGCAATGCCCGTTCGGCACATCGAGGCCCCTGCCCGCGGCTTCCACGCCGAACATCTTTACGCTCGGATCGTCGAGGAAGGGGTGGAAAATACCCATCGCATTCGAGCCGCCGCCGATGGCCGCAACCAGCGTATCCGGCAGGCGGCCTTCCGCCGCAAGCATCTGCTCGCGGGTTTCCTGCCCGATGACGGCCTGAAAATCGCGCACCATGGCGGGATAGGGATGCGGACCGGCCACCGTGCCGATGATGTAGAACGTGTCCTCGACATTCGACACCCAATCGCGCAACGCCTCGTTCATGGCGTCTTTCAGCGTGCCGGTGCCCGAGATGACCGGCCGCACTTCCGCGCCGAGAAG of Rhodomicrobium vannielii ATCC 17100 contains these proteins:
- the accD gene encoding acetyl-CoA carboxylase, carboxyltransferase subunit beta, producing MNWINSVVRPKISGLWQKREMPENLWIKCPETGQMVFHKDLEANQFVFPQSGHHMRIGAVPRLKTFFDDGKFETLPSPEVPADPLKFRDEKRYADRIKEARAKTGMQDALITGVGLLDGLTVVAGVQDFTFMGGSLGMAAGEAIILGMMKAVELKAPYILFVSSGGARMQEGILSLMQMPRTTVAVQRLRDAGLPYIVVLTNPTTGGVTASYAMLGDIHIAEPGALIGFAGPRVIEQTIREKLPDGFQRSEYLLDHGMIDMVVHRHELRDTLARICAMLTAERRGVAKARAASTAEANARHLNGAASDAKLPATAEQIAATTVEPASPEPTKAPAPASPS
- a CDS encoding S41 family peptidase — translated: MRKKELALGAFLIALVVTGGFLFMPLVQRESAQATSPEIYKNLELFGVVLERVRAEYVEKPDDAKLIENAIKGLVNGLDPHSAYLTPKEFQDEQADTRGEFGGLGIDVMMEDGAIKVIAPLDNMPADRAGVLAGDAITALDGQTVKGLSMDAAVDRMRGAVGSPVTLTIQRKGATNPITVKVIRDIIKINPVQYSVEGDAGWIKVKSFENEHTTEYLQKAVEDIKRTLDGKVSGYVLDLRNNPGGLLDQAIDLSDAFLDKGSIVVTRGRNAEDIERTTAKPGDIADGKPVIVLLNGGSASASEVVAGALQDHKRATLLGTRSFGKGSVQTLIPLANKGAIRVTTARYFTPSGRSIQATGIEPDYVVEPELPPELKLQLASVPFESEAQLRGHLKNAAATEEGGGSISYVPKEKEKDNQLQAALALLHGQLPQTGNKAMDSLDQARATTPASSPLANGPSGG
- the trpA gene encoding tryptophan synthase subunit alpha — translated: MMHRLATVFEELAAQDRKAFVTFITAGDPDTATSLEILKGLPGAGADVIELGMPFSDPMADGPAIQRASLRALHAGQDMHKTLAMVRAFRETNKTTPIVLMGYYNPIYVYPVDSFLADAVEAGVDGLIVVDAPPEADDELCIPALNAGLNFVRLTTPTTDDHRLGAVLANTSGFVYYVSITGVTGTRAPDLEAVAKNVARIKARTRLPVAVGFGVRTPEQAKSIASVADGVVVGSAIVDAIAQSLDDKGRATELTVSSVLTLVEKLSAGLKAA
- a CDS encoding lytic murein transglycosylase produces the protein MAMNFSRRAVLQGALATLVSGACGSGVLTPSASAQSARMPFPQWVEAFGARARSRGISGATYARVMGALKPDTSVYALDKAQPEFKEEVWQYLNRRVSDWRIGIGIERAREYAPLLEKIERTYGVDRYVMLGLWGMESAFGDVVTNPKHMRPVFPALAALAWGEPRRRSYWEQELLNALVIVDRGWARPDEMIGSWAGAMGHTQWMPEVWLNMGVDFNGDGKILPFGPPDDALAGTAQYIAKRGKYRRGEGWGYEVRLPEGMGGAGGWKSIAAWQDKGVTRATGKPFPRPGEQARLWQPVARGPAFLLTRNFDAIKSYNPANTYALAIAHLGDRLKGEGPFVQQFPGGERAPTLAEVQELQKRLTAAGFDTDGTDGRVGKDTMKAIRDFQLKVGMQPADGYAGLKVLARLRASGV
- a CDS encoding bifunctional folylpolyglutamate synthase/dihydrofolate synthase — protein: MSKAGHTRAPRNSSDISLSSPSDSLLARLQTLHPKSIDLSLGRVHRLLRALGDPHRSIPPVVHVAGTNGKGSVVAFLKAMLEASGYRAHVFTSPHLVRFHERIQLAAQGGARPISESHLADVLARTETANRGEPITFFEITTAAAFLAFAENPADIVLLETGLGGRLDATNVIDEPLATVLTAISIDHCSYLGDNIEAIAGEKAGILKRGRPAIVSRQSDEAMHVIAMRAAALEAPVIAAGASWDVFEQQGHLVYQDEESLLDLPLPRLFGHHQFENAGTAIATARNLEGFHVSEAAIAKGITSAVWPARLERLGPGRLHALAPEGSEIWVDGGHNPAAGEVVARALADLEERVSSPIHLIVGMLSTKDAGGFLRHFQGLPELTATVDIEGQTSAYKADELAAIARREGLAAEPAGSLEEAFAKSRAAAKGPIRIVIAGSLYLAGQVLAAHAEEPHD
- the trpB gene encoding tryptophan synthase subunit beta; the encoded protein is MDPIAETPLHLNSYRTGPDERGHFGLYGGRFVAETLMPLILELEAAYEAAKVDPAFHAELADLNAHYAGRPSPLYFAERLTQHLSGAKVYFKREELNHTGSHKVNNCLGQILLAKRMGKKRIIAETGAGQHGVATATVAARFGLPCVIYMGATDIERQKPNVFRMRLLGAEVRPVISGTGTLKDAMNEALRDWVSNVEDTFYIIGTVAGPHPYPAMVRDFQAVIGQETREQMLAAEGRLPDTLVAAIGGGSNAMGIFHPFLDDPSVKMFGVEAAGRGLDVPNGHCASLNGGKPGVLHGNRTYLLQDGDGQILEGHSISAGLDYPGIGPEHSWLRDTGRVTYVSATDREALDAFQLCTRIEGIIPALEPAHALAYVTKLAPTLPPDDLLVMNMSGRGDKDIFAVAGHLGMDI